In a single window of the Branchiostoma floridae strain S238N-H82 chromosome 2, Bfl_VNyyK, whole genome shotgun sequence genome:
- the LOC118409903 gene encoding solute carrier family 49 member A3-like has translation MEGPSDSEGKSLLPTAGGEAPGAGEKLRVYRWRWYILVVITLLNISNGALASWFQPVADTAAEFYGVELSEMNWLSLAFLLTAVPLGFVATWVLDVIGLRAGIIIGAWIQAAGAGITAISTLHDIPSSYRFAVVVAGQVVAAMAQPLLRQSPAKVAAMWFADDQRATANMIISMGSPIGSILSNLVGPQVAKSGDRHSLQLLVSLYTIVPCLTVLMATFGICSSGPPSPPSISAAKGTQPFFPGLKMLCRDVQYWILMLTFGAGMGTFQTFVAVIEQVFCPRGYTDTFAGICAALMVLLGMVGAGAAGRLVDRTKRFEEIIKLSAAIGTLALIVFAVLSSYPGKEVPLAISASVFGVTAFAMYPTALELSVEITYPVSAATSSGLLIVCGNLQAIILTFLAKYIPPPLPPSQTVHAHCGKVVPRDFKVMMLIFAGWMTVASVTLLLGLKPVYKRLQVERTENKSVNAEQPAPST, from the exons ATGGAGGGTCCATCGGACTCAGAAGGCAAGTCACTGCTGCCCACCGCCGGTGGTGAGGCCCCTGGGGCCGGGGAGAAGTTACGGGTGTACCGGTGGAGATGGTACATCCTGGTTGTCATCACTCTCTTGAACATTTCCAATGGAGCTTTAGCG AGTTGGTTCCAGCCCGTGGCAGACACGGCAGCAGAGTTCTACGGTGTGGAGCTGAGTGAGATGAACTGGCTGTCCCTGGCGTTCCTCCTGACGGCTGTGCCTCTTGGGTTTGTTGCCACCTGGGTTCTGGACGTCATCGGGCTCAGAGCTGGC ATTATCATAGGAGCATGGATCCAGGCTGCAGGTGCAGGCATTACTGCCATCAGTACCTTACACGACATACCGTCCTCCTACCGGTTCGCTGTGGTTGTAGCCGGACAGGTGGTCGCAGCCATGGCCCAGCCTCTGCTCAGACAGAGTCCGGCTAAGGTGGCAGCCATGTGGTTTGCAGATGACCAGAGAGCAACCGCCAACATGATCATATCTATGG GTAGCCCAATTGGATCAATTTTGTCCAACCTCGTAGGACCTCAGGTGGCTAAATCAGGTGACAGACACAGTCTACAACTTTTG GTGTCACTCTACACCATTGTACCCTGTTTAACTGTTCTCATGGCAACGTTTGGAATCTGTAGCAGCGGCCCGCCCTCCCCACCATCTATCAGTGCTGCCAAGGGCACACAGCCTTTCTTCCCAGGCCTGAAAATG CTTTGCAGGGATGTGCAGTATTGGATCCTCATGTTGACATTTGGTGCTGGGATGGGGACGTTTCAGACCTTTGTTGCTGTCATCGAGCAGGTGTTTTGTCCACGAGGATACACAGAT ACGTTTGCAGGTATCTGTGCTGCCCTGATGGTCTTGCTGGGTATGGTAGGAGCCGGAGCAGCGGGGCGGCTCGTCGACAGAACCAAACGGTTTGAGGAGATCATCAAGCTGTCTGCTGCTATTGGCACGCTGGCCCTCATAGTCTTTGCAGTG TTAAGCAGTTATCCAGGGAAAGAGGTGCCTCTTGCCATCAGTGCGAGTGTGTTTGGAGTCACCGCCTTTGCCATGTACCCGACAGCCTTGGAGCTGTCAGTGGAGATCACTTATCCAGTATCAGCTGCAACCAGCTCGGGGCTGCTTATTGTGTGTGG AAACCTCCAGGCTATCATCCTGACCTTCTTGGCTAAATACATCCCTCCACCACTACCTCCCAGTCAGACAGTTCATGCCCACTGTGGCAAAGTTGTGCCACGGGATTTTAAAG TGATGATGCTGATTTTTGCTGGCTGGATGACGGTAGCTTCTGTGACACTGTTGCTTGGACTGAAGCCAGTTTACAAGAGACTTCAGGTGGAGAGAACAGAAAACAAGTCTGTCAACGCCGAGCAGCCCGCTCCATCAACGTGA